Within the Streptomyces vilmorinianum genome, the region TGGATACGGCGGACGGTGTTGCCCTCGGTGTCCTTGATCTCGATGGTGAGGTTCTGCCGCGCGGTGTTGACGGCGCCGTTGTTCAGGGTCTCCTTGATCCACTGGGTGAACTCGCTGCTCTGGTCGAGTCCCCGCGTGATCGTGATCTCACCGGCCTGCCGGGCACCCGGCTGCTTGCGGATGATCTGCTTGCCCTCCGCGGTGACCTGCTTGACCTCGACGACATCCTCTTCGACGGTGAACCCGCTGATCTCCTGGATGGACTCCACCAGGTATCCGCCGAGCTGCACGCCGAAGACGTGAGTGGAAAGAGCATCGCCCGTTGCCATGACTGTCTGTCAACCTTTCCTTACAGAACCGAACTCGCGGATCACTCGTCGATGAGGCTGGTGGTGTCGGAGAACTGGGCCAGCCGGAAGACCACGAACTCGGCGGGCTTGACCGGCGAAACGCCGATCTCGCAGACGACCCGGCCCTGGTCGATGGACTCCTGCGGGTTGTTGTCGCGGTCGCACTTGACGTAGAACGCCTCGTCGGCGGTACGACCGAACAGCGCGCCCCGGCGCCATTCCTCGGTGAGGAACGCGGTGACGTTGCGACGGATGCTGGACCACAGCCGGTCGTCGTTGGGCTCGAACACGACCCACTGGGTGCCCAGGAGGATGGACTCCTCCAGGTAGTTGAACAGGCGGCGTACGTTCAGGTAGCGCCAGGCCGGGTCGGAGGAGAGCGTGCGGGCGCCCCAGATCCGGATGCCGCGGCCGGGGAAGGCCCGGATGCAGTTCACGCCGATCGGGTTGAGCAGGTCCTGCTCGCCCTTGCTCAGTCGGAGTTCGAGGTCGACCGCGCCGCGAATCACCTCGTTCGCCGGCGCCTTGTGCACACCGCGCTCGGCGTCGCTGCGCGCCCACACACCGGCGACGTGACCGCTCGGCGGGACGGTGGTGTTGCGTCCGAGGGCCGGGTCGAAGACCCGCACCCACGGGTAGTAGAGGGTGGCGTACCGGGAGTCGTAGCCCGCCTCGTCGTTACGCCAGGTGCGCACCTGCTGGGCGTTGAGCCCGGGCGGGGCGTCGAGGACGGCCACGCGGTCGCCCATCTGCTCGCAGTGCGAGATGACGGCGAGCTGCACGGTGCGCACGCCCTCGGCATCGATGTCGCCGCGCTGGTAGGCGCCCATCAGATCGGGCACCGCGACCATGGTGATCTCGTCGATGGTCTCCAGACCGCCGAACCCGGTACGGGCCGCCGCGTCGCCGACGTACTCGGCGGGGTCGATGCGTGCCAGCTCACCGGAGCCGTTGGAGGCGGGCGCGCCGGCGGCGTCGGGGATCGCGAGGGTCTGGGCGGCGGGCTTGGCCTGGGTGGCGCCGCGCTGCTCGGTGACCTCGATCAGCTTGGAGGCGCGGGCCTGGGTGACCAGGTAGCCCTTGACGTTCTTGCGGGTGGAGGCGTCGTACGTCTCCACCACCTCGTCGCCGCGCCGGACCAGGACCTTGAAGCGGTCCTCCGGCGGGTCCTCGCCGTCCACGTCGGCGACCTCCACCGATACCCTGGTCACGCCCGGCTTGGCGGCGATCAGGAAGCCGCCGAGTTCGACCGGCTGAGCCGCCTTCGGCTGCCGGCCGCCATTGACCGACGGGCCCGAGGCGGCCTCGGCCGCCCCACCGATGCGCACCACGTACGCGGCGCCGCCGCCGTTGGAGAAGTACCCGTAGAGCGCGTGGGCGAGATACGTACCCTCGGTGAAGCCGCCGAACACCTGGGAATACTGGTCCCAGCTGGTGACCAGCGTCGGCGCGTGGAACGGGCCCTTCTCGGCGAAGCCGACGAACGCGGCGACGGCCGTGCCGACTCCTTCGATCGGTCGGGCACCGGACTGCACCTCCTCCACGTATACGCCCGGGGTGAGGTACGTCGGCATGCTCGCTCCTTAACGTCCTTACGGTCACCTGTGTCCAGGCCGAGTCTGCGCGGCGTACCGGCGGAGCGGCAGGGACCTGCGGACCTGCCCGAGGGCAATACATCTGCCTTTACGGACGCCCCAGGTTGACCGTCCCGACGTCGCCCACCGTTGCCCTCGCGCTGCCCCTTCGGACCTGGACGCCCCGCTCGCCCCCGCGATGAACTGGAGAGCCGCAGCATGGGCGCCGACGAGGAGGCAGCAGGTGCAGACTTCCAAGCCGCGCACCGGCCGGAGCGAGGACCAGGAACCGGCCCGCGGCCAGGCCGGCGCCCGACGGGAGACATCCGGGAACGGCGCCGCCGTACCGCCCCCGCTCACGGCCGCCGCGCTCCAGGCCGCCCAGGGCACCGCGGGCAACGCCGCGGTGACCGGCATGATCGCCCGCCGGGCACGCACCACGGAAGCCCCGGAGCAGCCCGGCACCGAGGTACACGACGTCCTGCGCTCGGCCGGCAAACCCCTCGCCGGGCCGGTGCGCCAGGAGATGGAGTCCCGGTTCGACACCGACTTCTCCGACGTACGGCTGCACACCGGCGCCTCGGCGGCCCGCTCGGCCCGTTCCGTCGGCGCGCGCGCCTACACCTCCGGCAGCCATGTCGTCATCGGCGAAGGCGGACGCGACAAGCACACCCTCGCGCATGAACTCACCCACGTCGTCCAGCAGCGGCAGGGGCCGGTCGCGGGCACCGACCACGGCAACGGCCTGCGCGTGTCCGACCCTTCGGACCGGTTCGAACGGGAGGCCGAGGCGAACGCGCACCGGATCATGGCGGGGCCCGCACCCGTACAGCGGGCGGAAGCGTGCACCGCGGAGCACTCCGGGCCGGTGTCCTCCGGGGCGGCGGTGATCCAGCGCAAGGGCCATGAGGCGCTCTCGGACAAGCTGCCGGCGGTCGGGTCCGACGGCAACCCCCTGAAGTCCTTCCTCAAGTCCTGGGGGAGCACGCCCGCGCAGGAGTCTCCCGAGCTGGCGGAGATCCGCGAGGGCATCAAGGCGTACGACGCGGATCCCAAGCGTGACCCGATGCACTGTGCGCAGGTGCTGATGACACTGCTGTTGGCGGTCGGCAGCGCCGAGGAGACCCTCACCAAGGAGTCCGGGACCGCCGCCCGGCACTTCCTGACCGAGGCCCGCACGGCTCTCAAGGCCGAGAACAACCTGGTGACCGAACAGATCGGCAGGGACAGCGACTTCTCCGCCGAAGCACGCGCCCCCTTCGAGGCGATGACCGCGCGCGGCCTGCTCTGGAACGAGGAGACCTGGGCCGACAGCGCCGTGGCGTTCGCCATGAACGGGCCGAGCTATTTCCGCGAACTCTCCGAGATGAACCGGGCCGGTATGGCCAACGAGATCAATACGCGCGGGCGCAAGGACTGGGTGAGCGGCGTCGAGCGAAACCTGACAGCCGCGCTGCGGCAGAGCGTGCTGTGCCACTACACCAAGGACGAGGCCCGGGCTGACCTGCTGTCGCAGGCGAACCAGATCAAGTCGAAGACGGAGCTGCTGAAGGACGACCCCGACGCGGCCAACAACTCCGAGGGCTACGACGCACACGTCCTGGCGAACGAGGGCTTCGTCTTCTTCTTCCTGGAGGCGCCGGGCAGCGAGTTCCGCGAGACCCGGTTCGGAAAGGTCCGGTTCGAGATCCCGCTCGCGGACTCGCCCCTGGAGTCCCAGGGCTGGCTCATGCTCAGCGACTTCGCCCAGCGTGAGTATCCGGTGATCAAGGCCGACCCCACCGACCCCACGGCCTTCAAGAGTGAACTGCCCACCCGCATGGACAAGATGCCCAAGCAGTTCTCCCTCCCCGTGCGGAATTTCGACCGCGGGATGAACAAGACGGACCTCGACATGATGGAGCTCATCATGCAGGCCAAGGCGCAGGAGACGGACCCGGAGCGGGCCAACCTGCTCCCCGTCGTCAAGAGCGAGGTCGCGGCGGACGAATTCAGCACGATGACCTACGGCGCCGGCCACCGGAAGGAGAAGGGGTACAAGGAGCGGATCCGCTCCAACACCCTGAGGGGCAGGGACATCATTCCCGGCCTGGTGGACCGCGCGGTGCTGGAGATCATGCGGATGGAGGACGCCAATCCCGCGTTGGCGAACCGGCTGAAGAACATGTCCGGCGCGGAACTGATGAAGTTCCTCCTCAAGGACCTCCTGCGTCCGCAGGCGATGCTGCCCAACAGCGTGGATCTCAGCAAGGCCACGAGGAGGTCCAGGCCCTGACCTCGGACCGGTCGCCTCACACGCCGGCGGCCTCCGCCAGGTACGGCCCGAACTCGCTCTCCAGGACCAGGCGTCCGAGCTTGCGGTACTCCTGGGCGATCGCGGTGACCGTCTGCCGCATGGTGAGCGGCTTGCCGGACTCGG harbors:
- a CDS encoding phage tail protein, with protein sequence MATGDALSTHVFGVQLGGYLVESIQEISGFTVEEDVVEVKQVTAEGKQIIRKQPGARQAGEITITRGLDQSSEFTQWIKETLNNGAVNTARQNLTIEIKDTEGNTVRRIQLMQGWASKWEGPSLKAGESSPATESVTITFEEIVVE
- a CDS encoding phage tail sheath family protein, which codes for MPTYLTPGVYVEEVQSGARPIEGVGTAVAAFVGFAEKGPFHAPTLVTSWDQYSQVFGGFTEGTYLAHALYGYFSNGGGAAYVVRIGGAAEAASGPSVNGGRQPKAAQPVELGGFLIAAKPGVTRVSVEVADVDGEDPPEDRFKVLVRRGDEVVETYDASTRKNVKGYLVTQARASKLIEVTEQRGATQAKPAAQTLAIPDAAGAPASNGSGELARIDPAEYVGDAAARTGFGGLETIDEITMVAVPDLMGAYQRGDIDAEGVRTVQLAVISHCEQMGDRVAVLDAPPGLNAQQVRTWRNDEAGYDSRYATLYYPWVRVFDPALGRNTTVPPSGHVAGVWARSDAERGVHKAPANEVIRGAVDLELRLSKGEQDLLNPIGVNCIRAFPGRGIRIWGARTLSSDPAWRYLNVRRLFNYLEESILLGTQWVVFEPNDDRLWSSIRRNVTAFLTEEWRRGALFGRTADEAFYVKCDRDNNPQESIDQGRVVCEIGVSPVKPAEFVVFRLAQFSDTTSLIDE
- a CDS encoding eCIS core domain-containing protein, translating into MQTSKPRTGRSEDQEPARGQAGARRETSGNGAAVPPPLTAAALQAAQGTAGNAAVTGMIARRARTTEAPEQPGTEVHDVLRSAGKPLAGPVRQEMESRFDTDFSDVRLHTGASAARSARSVGARAYTSGSHVVIGEGGRDKHTLAHELTHVVQQRQGPVAGTDHGNGLRVSDPSDRFEREAEANAHRIMAGPAPVQRAEACTAEHSGPVSSGAAVIQRKGHEALSDKLPAVGSDGNPLKSFLKSWGSTPAQESPELAEIREGIKAYDADPKRDPMHCAQVLMTLLLAVGSAEETLTKESGTAARHFLTEARTALKAENNLVTEQIGRDSDFSAEARAPFEAMTARGLLWNEETWADSAVAFAMNGPSYFRELSEMNRAGMANEINTRGRKDWVSGVERNLTAALRQSVLCHYTKDEARADLLSQANQIKSKTELLKDDPDAANNSEGYDAHVLANEGFVFFFLEAPGSEFRETRFGKVRFEIPLADSPLESQGWLMLSDFAQREYPVIKADPTDPTAFKSELPTRMDKMPKQFSLPVRNFDRGMNKTDLDMMELIMQAKAQETDPERANLLPVVKSEVAADEFSTMTYGAGHRKEKGYKERIRSNTLRGRDIIPGLVDRAVLEIMRMEDANPALANRLKNMSGAELMKFLLKDLLRPQAMLPNSVDLSKATRRSRP